The DNA region CCACGCGCAACATCATAGTGCTCCTGACCCACAACCAGTGGATCCAGCTGACGGCTGGTGGAATCCAGCGGGTCAACGGCCGGGTAGATACCCAGAGAGGCGATCTGACGGCTCAGCGTTACCGTTGAGTCTAAGTGCGCAAAGGTGGTTGCTGGTGACGGGTCAGTCAGGTCATCCGCAGGGACGTAAACGGCCTGTACGGAGGTGATTGAACCGGTCTTGGTGGAGGTAATACGCTCCTGCAACACACCCATCTCTTCGGCCAGCGTTGGCTGATAACCTACTGCAGATGGCATACGACCCAGCAGTGCAGAGACTTCTGTACCGGCCAGGGTGTAACGGTAGATGTTATCGATGAACAGCAGAACGTCGCGGCCTTCATCACGGAATTTTTCCGCCATGGTCAGACCGGTCAGTGCCACGCGCAGACGGTTACCCGGCGGCTCGTTCATCTGGCCATAGACCAGGGCAACTTTATCGATAACGTTTGAGTCGGTCATTTCGTGGTAGAAGTCGTTACCCTCACGAGTACGCTCACCCACACCGGCAAACACAGAGTAACCTGAGTGTTCAGCCGCGATGTTACGGATCAGTTCCATCATGTTGACGGTTTTACCCACACCCGCACCACCGAACAGACCCACTTTACCGCCTTTGGCAAACGGACACATCAGGTCGATAACCTTGATGCCGGTTTCCAGCAGTTCCTGCGAGTTAGACTGTTCTTCATAAGAAGGCGCTGCGCGGTGAATAGAGGCGATCTCTACTGCGCTGCCATCTTCTTCTTTCAGGTCGCCTTTCATATCGATTGGCTCGCCGAGAACGTTCATGATACGGCCCAGGGTCGCTTTACCGACGGGAACCTGAATAGGTTTCTGCAGGTCGTTGACGCTCAGACCACGCTTCAGGCCGTCAGACGTACCCATTGCAATGGTACGCACTACGCCGCCGCCCAGCTGCTGCTGAACTTCCAGCACCAGACGCGCATCACCATTCATCACCTCGAGGGCGCTGTACACTTGCGGTACCGCGTCCTGAGGGAATTCGACGTCAACAACGGCGCCGATAATCTGGACAATCTTTCCAGTTGCCATCTTGAATCCTCTACCTAATTCCAAACCTGGTTAAACCGCGGAGGCCCCCGAGACGATCTCGGTAAGTTCCTGGGTGATGCTGGCCTGACGAGCTTTGTTGTAAATCAACTGCAGCTCTTTGATCAGATTTCCGCCGTTGTCGGTTGCAGCTTTCATTGCCACCATACGTGCGGCCTGCTCACTGGCCAGATTTTCCACCACACCCTGATAAACCTGCGATTCGACATAACGACGCAGCAGGGTATCCAGCAGCGCTTTCGGATCGGGTTCGTACAGGTAATCCCAGGTCTTCGCCTTCATCTCTTCTTCACCTTCCGCTGGCGCTAACGGCAGCAGTTGGGTGATGGTCGGAGTCTGAGACATGGTGTTATTGAACTTGTTACTGACGATCATCAGCTTGTCGATGCGGCCTTCATCATAAGCCTGCAACATCACTTTTACCGGGCCGATCAGATCTGACAGGGCAGGTTTATCGCCCATGCCGCTGACCTGCGCCACGATGTTGCCACCCACAGCACTGAAGAATGACGCCCCTTTAGAACCGATAATCGACAGATCGCTCTGCACGCCTTTATCGGACCAGGACTTCATATCCGCCAGTAATTTTTTGAACAGGTTAATGTTCAAACCACCACAAAGCCCGCGGTCTGTTGAAACGACCAGGTAGCCGACGCGCTTCACGTCGCGCTCTTCCAGGTAAGGGTGCTTGTATTCCAGATTACCTAACGCAAGGTGACCAATCACTTTGCGCATGGTGTCTGCATACGGACGGCTGGCCGCCATGCGTTCCTGCGTTTTACGCATTTTGGAGGCGGCGACCATTTCCATCGCTTTGGTGATCTTCTGCGTGTTTTTCACGCTTCCGATCTTGCTTCGTATCTCTTTTGCGCCGGCCATTAGCTTCTCCTCAAAGCCTTGCGGCCTGCCTTTTCAGACAAGCCGCCAGACATTACCAGGACTGGGTTGCTTTAAACGTATCGATCAGGCCTTTCAGCTTCGCTTCGATATCGTTGTTAAAGTTGCCAGACTGGTTGATTTCAGCCATCAGCTCAGCGTGGTCGCGATCGGCGAAGGCCAGCAGCGCAGCTTCGAAGCTGCCAATTTTTGCCAGTTCAACGTCGTTCAGGTAGCCACGCTCTGCAGCGAACAGAACCAGACCCTGCTGCGCGACGGACATCGGCGCATACTGTTTCTGCTTCAGCAGCTCGGTCACTTTCTGACCGTGGCTCAGCTGTTTGCGGGTTGCATCATCCAGATCGGAAGCGAACTGCGAGAACGCCGCCAGTTCACGATACTGTGCCAGCGCGGTACGGATACCACCGGACAGTTTTTTGATGATCTTGGTCTGCGCAGCACCACCAACACGGGATACCGAAATACCTGGGTTAACCGCCGGACGAATACCGGAGTTAAACAGGTTCGATTCCAGGAAGATCTGACCATCAGTAATCGAGATTACGTTGGTCGGAACGAACGCAGAAACGTCGCCCGCCTGGGTTTCGATGATCGGCAGCGCGGTCAGTGAACCGGTTTTACCTGTCACAGCGCCATTGGTGAAACGCTCTACATAATCAGCGCTTACGCGTGATGCACGTTCCAGCAGACGGGAGTGGAGATAGAACACGTCGCCAGGGAAAGCTTCACGACCTGGTGGACGACGCAGCAGCAGCGAGATCTGACGGTAAGCGATAGCCTGCTTGGAGAGGTCATCATAAACGATCAGCGCATCTTCACCGCGGTCACGGAAGTATTCACCCATCGCACAGCCTGCGTATGGAGAGAGATACTGCAGCGCAGCAGATTCAGACGCAGACGCCACAACAACGATGGTGTTCTGCAGTGCGCCATGCTCTTCCAGCTTGCGAACCACGTTGGAGATGGTTGAGGCTTTCTGACCAATCGCAACGTAGACACACTTGATGCCTGAATCGCGCTGGTTGATGATCGCATCGATCGCCATCGCGGTTTTACCGGTCTGACGGTCACCGATGATCAGCTCACGCTGGCCACGGCCGATTGGAATCATCGCATCGACGGACTTATAACCGGTCTGAACCGGCTGGTCGACGGACTGACGATCGATAACGCCAGGAGCAATCACTTCAACCGGTGAGAAACCGTCGTTGTCGATTGCGCCTTTACCGTCGATAGGAGCACCCAGGGTGTTCACGACGCGGCCCAGCAGGCCACGGCCTACCGGTACTTCAAGGATACGGCCAGTACACTTAACCTTCATGCCTTCGGCGAGGTCAGCGTAAGGACCCATCACCACTGCACCAACCGAGTCACGCTCGAGGTTCAGGGCGATAGCGTAACGGTTACCCGGCAGGGCAATCATCTCACCCTGCATCACATCGGCCAGGCCGTGTACGCGGATGATACCGTCACTTACAGAAACAATCGTACCTTCGTTGTGAGCTTCACTCACGACATTGAACTGAGCAATGCGCTGCTTGATCAGTTCGCTGATTTCGGTGGAATTCAGTTGCATATGCTCCAGTCCCCTTAAGACTGCAAGACGTCAGCCAGACGGTCAAGACGGCCGCGTACGCTGCCATCAATAACCAGATCACCCGCACGGATGATCACGCCTGCCATCACAGACTTATCAATTTTGCAATTCAGCTTAACTTTGCGTGACAGACGTTTTTCCATCGCGGCGCTGATTTTATTCAGCTGGTCGTCACTCAGCGTACTGGCGGAGATAACATCGACTTCAGCGGTAGCTTCGTGAGCATCACGCAGTTCGATGTAAAGAGCCAGTACAGCCGGAAGCGCTGTCAAACGTCCGTTTTCCGCCATCACCTTAATCAGGTTCTGCGCGGGTTCATCCAGTTGATCACCACAGACTGCGTTAAACGACGCTGCCAACGCTTCGGGTGCTAATGCACCTGAAAGAAGATCAGCCATCTGTTCATTGCGAGCCACTTCTGCGGCAAACGCCAGCATCTGTTGCCAGCGTTCTATACTTTGATGCTCAACAGCAAAGTCAAAAGCTGCTTTGGCGTAGGGGCGAGCTACAGTAATCAGATCAGACATCAGCCCCTCCCTCCTTACAGTTCAGCGACCAGTTTATCAACGATGTCGCTGTTAGCAGCTTCATCCACGGAACGTTCGATGATCTTCTCGGCACCAGCCATAGCCAGCAACGCAACCTGCTTACGCAGCTCTTCACGCGCACGTTTGCGTTCGGCGTCAATTTCAGCCTGCGCTTGTGTCACGATGCGATTACGTTCGTTTTCAGCTTCGGTTTTGGCTTCGTCCAGAATCTGCGCGCGACGCTTGTTCGCTTGCTCGATAATGACCTGAGCGTCTTCTTTGGCTTTTTTCAGCTGGTCGGTCGCATTAGCCTGCGCGAGATCCAAATCTTTCTTTGCACGTTCAGCAGAAGCAAGGCCTTCAGCAATTTCTTTCTGGCGCTTTTCGATGGCAGCCATAATCGGCGGCCATACGTACTTCATGCAGAACGCGACAAACAGGATGAACGCGATAGCCTGGCCGAGGATTGTTGCATTAATGTTCACAGCACAATGCCTCTAGATTGAGTATTTAACTTTTCTGCCGTTATCAACGATAAGCGGCAGAATCCGTTCACCCCTGCACATTGTGCGTTGAGTGAACACAAGGGCTTTAGGCGACAGCAAACATCACGTACAGACCCAGACCAACAGCGATCATCGGGATTGCATCCACCAGACCCATTACAACAAAGAACTGCGTACGCAGCAGAGGAATCAGGTCAGGCTGACGAGCAGCGCCTTCCAGGAATTTTCCTCCGAGGATGCCGATACCGATCGCAGCACCGATTGCCGCCAGGCCCATCATCACAGCGGCAGCCATGTACAGCAGATCCATATTCAGGTTTTCCATGACAGTCTCCAGTTTGTTTCAGTTAAATGCTCCCTTCATCTTTCGGGCTTCAGCGACGTGCGCTGCCGCCCGAAATCAAGAGGGAAAGTAGTGTTGAGAAAAAAATCAATGTTCTTCAGATGCCATCGACAGATAGACAATCGTGAGGACCATGAAAATGAAAGCCTGTAGCGAAATGATCAGGATGTGGAAAATGGCCCACGGCACATTCAGCACCCACTGCGACCACCACGGCAACAGACCGGCAATAAGGATAAAGATCAGTTCACCCGCATACATGTTACCGAACAGTCGTAAACCCAGTGACACAGGCTTAGACAGCAGGCTCACACCTTCCAGAATCAGGTTGATCGGGATGAAGATCGGGTGGTTAAAAGGCTGCAGCGTCAGCTCTTTCGTGAAGCCGCCAATGCCTTTCATTTTGATGCTGTAGAACAGAATCAAAATAAATACGCCCAACGCCATAGACAGCGTGATGTTCACGTCTGCAGACGGTACGACGCGCAGCGCCGGTAACCCCAACACATGCTCACCAATATATGGCAGCAGGTCGATTGGCAGCAGATCCATGAAGTTCATCAGGAAGACCCAGACAAAAATTGTCAGAGCCAGCGGGGCGATAAGTTTGCTCTTACCGTGATACATGTCGCGCACGTTGCTATCAACGAAACCGACAACCAGTTCGATAGCCGCCTGCATTTTCCCTGGCACACCGCTGGTGACAGACTTCGCCACGCTACGGAACAACACCAGGAAGATAACTCCCAGCACCAGAGAGAAAAACATGGAATCGATATTTAATACCCAGAACGTCGCGGGAGCGTCGTGCGGATTCACTAACTCGAAGGTACGCAGGTCCAACTGAAGATGTGTCAGGTGGTGACCAATGTACTCTTGCGGAGTAGAGATTTCTCCTGCAGCCATGATGCCTCTTACCCTTTGTTGTTAATTACCGCCGGTGCCAGCATTTGTACCACCAGCACCGATAACCAGGTTATCCCGACCGGCCAGAAAGCCGCTCCGAATAGACCCAACGCCACAATGAGCAAAATGATGGTCGCAAACACTTTGGCTATTTCACCCAAAGCGAAGCTCCACGCGACTCGCCCCGAAGCGGGGGCTTGCCCCTGCAGGCGCCAGGCTAAAAACAAAAACAATACGTTTGGCAGCCAGGCTGCCGCGCCGCCAGCCAGAGCAGAGACACCCCAGATGACATCTTTCACAGCAAAGAGTGCGCCGATGATGACTATCGTCACCAGCTGAATCATCAGCACCGTTCGGGCGAATTTTACACTGTAAAGAGACACTGACATGACGCTGATACTCTCCTGCCCCGTTAGGGGTATGTCGCGTGTCGTATAAGACTGCCTTTGCGCAGTTGAGTCAAGCAGCAAAAGCCGTGCAAATTATACGGGCCGCACCTGCGATTTCAATCGGTAAGTAGCGAAAAGGTGAACAATTATTTAAATTTCTTTCCGGAGGGCTATTTTTCCAAAGATTACCCTGCGGAGATTCCCTCTGAACAGACCAAAAATTCTCGCGTATCGGGCTTTTAAAGCGTGCTTTAGATCACATAATAAGCACCTGCACCCGCCTGAGATTTATCTGCGCGCTATTTAAGAACAATCTGTAAAAAGGTTTAACCCTTCATAATCATCACGTTAGGATTTTAAAAAAGGCTTTACGGAACTATTTTCACCGAAAACACGCTATTGACATCGAACGCTGCCTGATAAACGTGAAATTGATATTACGTACGCAAAGTTATTACCACGATATATTTTCAGCCGTGACTACTTTTATTCCGCTACACCGCTATACAGGTGATATTTCTGATAACTAAATGTGAATTAATCGTTAAATGTAACAGAGCTTTTCGGATAATTTCCGTGGGCCTTTTTAACCTTTACCGCGCGACCGCTTAATCAAAATCTTTTATTGATAGCGCATCATCTGCACTTTTTTGCCACCCCACCCTCGCGGAGGTGGCTGAAAAGTGTGCAATTCCTGGTCCGCAGGTCTCTACTGCCGACGAAGGATCACCAGATGACGGTCGCCTTCCAGCTGCGGAACCTGCAGCTTAATAACCGCATCCGCGACGTAGCCGGCCGGTAACTCAGCCATTTCATCGTCCGGACGCACGCCTTTAAGCGCGTAAAAGCGCCCTTCCCCACCCGGCAGATGATGACACCAGTTCACCATGTCGGTCAGCGAGGCAAACGCCCGGCTGATGACGCCATCAAAAGGCGGCTCAGCGGGGAACGCTTCAACCCGGCTCTGGA from Pantoea deleyi includes:
- the atpD gene encoding F0F1 ATP synthase subunit beta; the protein is MATGKIVQIIGAVVDVEFPQDAVPQVYSALEVMNGDARLVLEVQQQLGGGVVRTIAMGTSDGLKRGLSVNDLQKPIQVPVGKATLGRIMNVLGEPIDMKGDLKEEDGSAVEIASIHRAAPSYEEQSNSQELLETGIKVIDLMCPFAKGGKVGLFGGAGVGKTVNMMELIRNIAAEHSGYSVFAGVGERTREGNDFYHEMTDSNVIDKVALVYGQMNEPPGNRLRVALTGLTMAEKFRDEGRDVLLFIDNIYRYTLAGTEVSALLGRMPSAVGYQPTLAEEMGVLQERITSTKTGSITSVQAVYVPADDLTDPSPATTFAHLDSTVTLSRQIASLGIYPAVDPLDSTSRQLDPLVVGQEHYDVARGVQSLLQRYQELKDIIAILGMDELSEEDKLLVARARKIQRFLSQPFFVAEVFTGSPGKYVTLKDTIRGFKGIMEGEFDHLPEQAFYMVGAIEEAVEKAKKL
- the atpG gene encoding F0F1 ATP synthase subunit gamma, whose amino-acid sequence is MAGAKEIRSKIGSVKNTQKITKAMEMVAASKMRKTQERMAASRPYADTMRKVIGHLALGNLEYKHPYLEERDVKRVGYLVVSTDRGLCGGLNINLFKKLLADMKSWSDKGVQSDLSIIGSKGASFFSAVGGNIVAQVSGMGDKPALSDLIGPVKVMLQAYDEGRIDKLMIVSNKFNNTMSQTPTITQLLPLAPAEGEEEMKAKTWDYLYEPDPKALLDTLLRRYVESQVYQGVVENLASEQAARMVAMKAATDNGGNLIKELQLIYNKARQASITQELTEIVSGASAV
- the atpA gene encoding F0F1 ATP synthase subunit alpha, coding for MQLNSTEISELIKQRIAQFNVVSEAHNEGTIVSVSDGIIRVHGLADVMQGEMIALPGNRYAIALNLERDSVGAVVMGPYADLAEGMKVKCTGRILEVPVGRGLLGRVVNTLGAPIDGKGAIDNDGFSPVEVIAPGVIDRQSVDQPVQTGYKSVDAMIPIGRGQRELIIGDRQTGKTAMAIDAIINQRDSGIKCVYVAIGQKASTISNVVRKLEEHGALQNTIVVVASASESAALQYLSPYAGCAMGEYFRDRGEDALIVYDDLSKQAIAYRQISLLLRRPPGREAFPGDVFYLHSRLLERASRVSADYVERFTNGAVTGKTGSLTALPIIETQAGDVSAFVPTNVISITDGQIFLESNLFNSGIRPAVNPGISVSRVGGAAQTKIIKKLSGGIRTALAQYRELAAFSQFASDLDDATRKQLSHGQKVTELLKQKQYAPMSVAQQGLVLFAAERGYLNDVELAKIGSFEAALLAFADRDHAELMAEINQSGNFNNDIEAKLKGLIDTFKATQSW
- the atpH gene encoding F0F1 ATP synthase subunit delta → MSDLITVARPYAKAAFDFAVEHQSIERWQQMLAFAAEVARNEQMADLLSGALAPEALAASFNAVCGDQLDEPAQNLIKVMAENGRLTALPAVLALYIELRDAHEATAEVDVISASTLSDDQLNKISAAMEKRLSRKVKLNCKIDKSVMAGVIIRAGDLVIDGSVRGRLDRLADVLQS
- the atpF gene encoding F0F1 ATP synthase subunit B, whose amino-acid sequence is MNINATILGQAIAFILFVAFCMKYVWPPIMAAIEKRQKEIAEGLASAERAKKDLDLAQANATDQLKKAKEDAQVIIEQANKRRAQILDEAKTEAENERNRIVTQAQAEIDAERKRAREELRKQVALLAMAGAEKIIERSVDEAANSDIVDKLVAEL
- the atpE gene encoding F0F1 ATP synthase subunit C, encoding MENLNMDLLYMAAAVMMGLAAIGAAIGIGILGGKFLEGAARQPDLIPLLRTQFFVVMGLVDAIPMIAVGLGLYVMFAVA
- the atpB gene encoding F0F1 ATP synthase subunit A, with protein sequence MAAGEISTPQEYIGHHLTHLQLDLRTFELVNPHDAPATFWVLNIDSMFFSLVLGVIFLVLFRSVAKSVTSGVPGKMQAAIELVVGFVDSNVRDMYHGKSKLIAPLALTIFVWVFLMNFMDLLPIDLLPYIGEHVLGLPALRVVPSADVNITLSMALGVFILILFYSIKMKGIGGFTKELTLQPFNHPIFIPINLILEGVSLLSKPVSLGLRLFGNMYAGELIFILIAGLLPWWSQWVLNVPWAIFHILIISLQAFIFMVLTIVYLSMASEEH
- the atpI gene encoding F0F1 ATP synthase subunit I is translated as MSVSLYSVKFARTVLMIQLVTIVIIGALFAVKDVIWGVSALAGGAAAWLPNVLFLFLAWRLQGQAPASGRVAWSFALGEIAKVFATIILLIVALGLFGAAFWPVGITWLSVLVVQMLAPAVINNKG